A window of the Halopseudomonas phragmitis genome harbors these coding sequences:
- a CDS encoding LysR family transcriptional regulator produces the protein MDRLKAMANFVRIVDSGSLSGAADATGQSVASLVRSLAALERHLGVRLLNRTTRSMALTHEGEEYLAWSRRILADFDDMEQRLDARDGSVRGLLRITAPVEFGQRYLAPLVNDFLKEYAQISVELTFSDQILPLLDERLDLALRIGHLPDSNMVARQIGATRLVTCASPDYLRSAPAIDTPEALREHACITLLTQGRHWHYRHNGQDRAETIIPKLACNQIRAANQACVQGVGITRLMHYQVADELADGRLVRVLSEFEPADIPIQLVYPHALQLSPRVRAFVEWVCPRLERVVPWPDEGRSAI, from the coding sequence ATGGACAGGCTCAAGGCAATGGCCAATTTCGTGCGGATCGTCGACAGCGGCAGCCTGAGTGGCGCCGCCGACGCGACAGGGCAGTCGGTCGCCTCGCTGGTGCGCTCGCTGGCGGCTCTGGAGCGTCATCTCGGAGTACGGCTGCTGAACCGCACCACCCGCAGTATGGCACTGACCCACGAAGGCGAAGAGTACCTGGCCTGGAGTCGCCGGATCCTGGCGGATTTCGACGACATGGAGCAGCGCCTTGATGCGCGCGATGGCAGCGTGCGAGGTCTGCTGCGTATTACCGCCCCGGTGGAGTTCGGGCAGCGCTATCTGGCCCCGCTGGTGAATGACTTTCTCAAGGAGTACGCGCAAATCAGTGTCGAGCTGACATTCAGCGACCAGATACTGCCCCTGCTCGATGAGCGGCTCGATCTGGCGCTACGCATCGGCCACCTGCCGGATTCCAACATGGTCGCCCGCCAGATCGGCGCTACCCGCCTGGTTACCTGCGCCAGCCCGGATTACCTGCGCAGCGCTCCGGCCATCGACACGCCGGAAGCCCTGCGCGAGCACGCCTGCATCACGCTGCTCACCCAAGGTCGCCACTGGCACTACCGTCACAACGGCCAGGACCGCGCAGAAACCATCATCCCCAAACTGGCCTGCAACCAGATCCGCGCCGCCAACCAGGCCTGCGTACAGGGTGTGGGCATTACCCGTTTGATGCATTACCAGGTGGCCGATGAACTGGCTGACGGCCGCCTGGTCCGAGTGCTGAGCGAGTTTGAACCGGCGGATATCCCGATTCAGTTGGTCTATCCGCACGCCTTGCAGCTATCGCCGCGAGTGAGGGCGTTTGTGGAGTGGGTGTGTCCGCGGCTGGAGAGAGTGGTGCCTTGGCCGGATGAGGGGCGTTCTGCCATTTAA
- a CDS encoding crotonase/enoyl-CoA hydratase family protein — translation MSYETLDYQVQDGILTLTLNRPERMNAFNGQMRRDLIAAFDAADADDAVRVIVMTGAGKAFCAGADLEKGGDTFNRHKRQDQPEGDDLRDGGGTVSLRIYESTKPVIGAFNGAAVGVGVTMTLPMDIRLASTNAKFGFVFARRGITMEACSSWFLPRLVGPMQAAEWVYTGRVFGAEEALKGGLVRSLHEPDELLPAAYALAREIADNTSGMSALLNRQLLWRMMAADHPMEAHIVDSRAIAFMGESADAKEGVQSFLEKRAPQFKLSPSKDRPGFYPWWDERKFR, via the coding sequence ATGTCCTACGAAACCCTCGATTACCAGGTTCAGGATGGCATCCTGACCTTGACCCTGAATCGTCCCGAGCGGATGAATGCCTTCAACGGCCAGATGCGCCGTGATCTGATCGCTGCCTTTGATGCCGCCGATGCCGATGATGCGGTGCGGGTGATTGTGATGACCGGGGCTGGCAAGGCGTTTTGTGCCGGGGCCGACCTGGAGAAGGGTGGTGATACCTTCAACCGCCACAAGCGCCAGGACCAGCCCGAGGGCGATGATCTGCGTGACGGCGGCGGTACGGTGTCGCTGCGGATCTACGAGAGCACCAAGCCGGTGATCGGGGCGTTCAACGGTGCGGCGGTGGGTGTCGGCGTGACCATGACCCTGCCAATGGATATTCGCCTGGCCTCGACCAATGCCAAGTTTGGCTTTGTGTTTGCCCGCCGCGGGATCACCATGGAGGCCTGCTCGAGCTGGTTCCTGCCGCGCCTGGTTGGCCCGATGCAGGCCGCCGAGTGGGTCTATACCGGCCGCGTGTTTGGTGCCGAGGAGGCGCTCAAGGGCGGCCTGGTGCGCAGCCTGCACGAGCCAGATGAGCTGCTGCCGGCGGCCTATGCGTTGGCCCGTGAGATTGCCGACAACACCTCGGGCATGTCGGCGCTGCTGAACCGTCAGTTGTTGTGGCGGATGATGGCGGCCGATCATCCGATGGAGGCCCACATTGTCGATTCGCGGGCGATTGCCTTTATGGGTGAGTCGGCCGATGCCAAGGAGGGAGTGCAGTCGTTCCTGGAGAAACGTGCGCCGCAGTTCAAGCTGAGTCCGAGCAAGGATCGGCCGGGGTTTTATCCGTGGTGGGATGAACGCAAGTTTCGCTGA
- a CDS encoding VOC family protein produces MSHHHSPARILAYDHIGIRVSDKNRAMTFYQALGFVESMSFPQFEANEMLSPDGVRINLIFNGARQPAAHNVLLDEPVKLPGITHPAFIVDDLSALQRWLDAQGIVITEGPHHIGPRRIALFIRDPDGNVLEFNQLVEEHA; encoded by the coding sequence ATGAGCCACCACCACAGCCCCGCTCGCATACTGGCTTACGATCATATCGGAATACGTGTCAGCGACAAGAATCGGGCCATGACTTTTTACCAGGCGCTCGGCTTTGTGGAGAGCATGAGCTTTCCGCAGTTCGAGGCCAACGAAATGCTTAGCCCGGACGGCGTGCGGATCAACCTGATCTTCAATGGCGCGCGCCAGCCTGCCGCCCACAACGTTCTGCTGGATGAGCCGGTCAAACTACCGGGCATCACCCACCCGGCTTTCATTGTCGATGACCTGTCAGCGCTGCAACGCTGGCTGGATGCACAGGGCATCGTCATCACCGAAGGGCCGCATCACATTGGCCCCCGGCGAATCGCCCTGTTCATCCGCGATCCCGATGGCAATGTCCTGGAATTCAATCAACTGGTAGAGGAACACGCGTAA
- a CDS encoding glutathione S-transferase family protein, with translation MKLYNLDASGNCYKVRLFAALANIDLELTTVDIPNGAHKKPPLIDLNPLGQVPVLQDGKLALRDSQAILVYLAGSYGGLAWWPAHPQGQAEIVQWLSFAANEVQHSLCAARLVQKFGYPLDQAAALDKSPAVLSVLDSHLAEHDWLALGRPTIADCAVYPYVVLAPEGGVDLQPYPHIARWFERLEALPGYLPKP, from the coding sequence ATGAAACTGTACAACCTGGACGCTTCCGGCAACTGCTACAAGGTGCGGCTCTTTGCGGCGCTGGCCAATATTGATCTGGAGCTAACCACAGTAGACATCCCTAACGGCGCGCATAAAAAACCGCCGCTGATCGACCTGAACCCGCTGGGGCAGGTACCGGTGCTGCAAGACGGCAAGCTGGCCCTGCGCGACTCACAGGCCATCCTGGTGTATCTGGCAGGCAGCTACGGTGGGCTGGCCTGGTGGCCGGCGCATCCGCAGGGTCAGGCCGAGATTGTGCAGTGGCTGTCATTCGCCGCCAATGAGGTGCAGCACAGCCTGTGTGCCGCGCGTCTGGTGCAGAAGTTTGGCTACCCGCTGGACCAGGCTGCGGCGCTGGACAAATCGCCAGCCGTGCTGTCGGTACTCGATTCGCACCTGGCCGAGCATGACTGGCTGGCGCTTGGCCGGCCGACGATTGCCGACTGCGCGGTGTACCCATACGTAGTGCTGGCCCCCGAAGGCGGCGTAGACCTGCAGCCGTATCCGCATATCGCCCGCTGGTTTGAGCGTCTGGAAGCCCTGCCCGGCTATCTGCCCAAGCCCTGA
- the yddG gene encoding aromatic amino acid DMT transporter YddG translates to MNRHNKATLIGLIAIVLWSSIVGLIRGVSESLGAVGGAAMIYSVASVMLLFTVGFPKLGRFPRRYLVWGSVLFVSYELCLALSIGYANTSRQAIEVGMVNYMWPAFTILAAILFNKQHSSLLIIPGFLLAMLGICWVLGGEQGLDFAGMVTNIQDNPLSYGLAFTGAVIWAAYCTVTTRIAGGQNGITLFFMLTALALWIKYSAGGGGTMDFSLHAVIYLLMAASAMGFGYAAWNVGILHGNVTILAGASYFIPVLSAALAAMLLRTPLSLSFWQGALMVCIGSILCWFATRARPMKQLVDDAV, encoded by the coding sequence ATGAACAGGCATAACAAGGCAACACTCATCGGGCTTATCGCAATTGTGCTGTGGAGCTCGATAGTCGGCCTGATTCGTGGCGTCAGCGAAAGCCTCGGGGCGGTCGGCGGAGCTGCGATGATCTACAGCGTGGCGTCGGTGATGCTGTTATTCACGGTCGGTTTTCCGAAGCTTGGCCGGTTCCCGCGGCGCTATCTCGTCTGGGGCAGCGTGCTGTTCGTTAGTTACGAGCTGTGCCTGGCCTTGTCGATTGGCTACGCCAACACCAGCCGGCAAGCCATCGAAGTAGGCATGGTCAATTACATGTGGCCGGCTTTCACCATCCTGGCGGCCATCCTGTTTAACAAGCAGCACTCCAGCCTGTTGATCATTCCCGGTTTTCTGCTGGCGATGCTTGGCATCTGCTGGGTGTTGGGTGGTGAGCAGGGGCTGGATTTTGCCGGGATGGTGACGAATATCCAGGACAATCCCCTCAGTTATGGGCTGGCTTTCACGGGGGCGGTGATCTGGGCGGCGTATTGCACGGTGACCACGCGCATTGCCGGTGGGCAGAACGGCATTACCTTGTTTTTCATGCTGACGGCTTTGGCGTTGTGGATCAAATACAGCGCTGGTGGCGGTGGCACGATGGACTTCAGCCTCCATGCGGTGATTTATCTGCTGATGGCTGCCTCGGCGATGGGGTTTGGTTATGCCGCCTGGAACGTTGGCATCTTGCACGGTAACGTCACCATCCTCGCTGGCGCGTCGTATTTCATTCCGGTGCTGTCTGCGGCTTTGGCGGCCATGCTGCTGCGCACACCACTGTCGCTGTCGTTCTGGCAAGGTGCGCTGATGGTCTGCATCGGCTCGATCCTGTGCTGGTTTGCAACCCGTGCCCGGCCAATGAAACAGCTTGTCGATGACGCGGTGTAG
- the gloA gene encoding lactoylglutathione lyase gives MSRHFEAAPGLCENRDPGTEGFVFNQTMLRIKSPERTLDFYTRIMGMTLVKKLDFPEMKFSLFFLAAIDSHELGNWSTDPKERLVQTFGRPAMLELTHNWGTEDDPEFAYHNGNEEPRGFGHIGFAVPDLDAACARFESLGVSFVKRPQDGKMKDIAFIKDPDGYWIELFTPGRLPGVLG, from the coding sequence ATGAGCCGCCATTTCGAAGCCGCCCCGGGCCTGTGCGAGAACCGTGACCCGGGTACCGAGGGTTTTGTGTTCAACCAGACCATGCTGCGGATCAAGTCGCCGGAGCGCACGCTGGATTTCTATACCCGGATCATGGGTATGACTCTGGTGAAGAAGCTGGATTTCCCGGAGATGAAGTTCAGCCTGTTCTTCCTGGCTGCGATCGACAGCCACGAGCTGGGCAACTGGTCGACTGATCCCAAGGAGCGCCTGGTGCAGACCTTTGGCCGCCCGGCGATGCTGGAGCTGACCCACAACTGGGGTACCGAGGACGATCCGGAGTTTGCCTACCACAACGGCAACGAAGAGCCGCGTGGGTTTGGCCACATTGGCTTTGCGGTGCCGGATCTGGATGCGGCCTGTGCGCGTTTCGAGTCCTTGGGCGTGAGCTTCGTCAAGCGCCCGCAAGACGGCAAGATGAAGGATATCGCCTTCATCAAGGATCCGGACGGTTACTGGATTGAGCTGTTCACACCCGGTCGGCTGCCGGGCGTGCTGGGCTAA
- a CDS encoding acyl-CoA thioesterase — MNSKPQRHDYPYLHPITTRWHDNDIYGHVNNVTYYSYFDSAVNSWLIEQGGLDIHHGEQVAFVVSSGCDYFAPIAFPERIAVGVRVAKLGNSSVQYELGIFKEGQAEACAAGRFVHVFVDRASNQPCPIPAGPRAALARLQV; from the coding sequence ATGAACAGCAAACCCCAGCGCCACGACTACCCCTACCTGCACCCGATCACCACCCGCTGGCACGACAACGACATCTATGGTCACGTCAACAACGTCACCTACTACAGCTACTTTGACAGTGCGGTGAACAGCTGGCTGATCGAACAGGGCGGGCTAGATATTCACCACGGCGAGCAGGTCGCCTTCGTGGTCAGCTCCGGGTGCGACTACTTCGCCCCCATCGCCTTTCCCGAGCGGATCGCCGTGGGCGTGCGGGTCGCCAAACTGGGCAACAGTTCAGTGCAATACGAGTTGGGGATTTTCAAGGAAGGGCAGGCCGAAGCCTGTGCTGCCGGACGCTTTGTCCACGTCTTCGTCGACCGCGCCAGCAACCAGCCCTGCCCGATCCCAGCCGGGCCGCGGGCAGCGCTGGCGCGCTTGCAGGTGTGA